One genomic region from Anaerobacillus sp. CMMVII encodes:
- a CDS encoding 3'-5' exonuclease, producing the protein MNAIVFDLELIKRFRKGQLSEIVEIGACKVSLNEKKIIDQFQIYITPKSGYVSKSTRKFIKMTKEDLKNAVTFHQGIHQFANWLGDDYFLCAWGKDDKAHIINQCVRNKINLDWFKNYNDIQKQIGELLVVDNNSQIGLKNALNIAGIEPVGKAHRGIDDAINTAHLLLKFIDTLKFNKNNVTNKEISQQFIKNKQTIQQNKIYQASVSKQ; encoded by the coding sequence TTGAATGCCATTGTTTTTGATTTGGAGTTAATAAAACGATTTAGAAAAGGACAACTTAGTGAAATTGTTGAGATCGGGGCATGTAAGGTAAGTTTAAATGAAAAAAAAATTATAGACCAATTCCAAATTTATATTACACCTAAAAGCGGGTACGTTTCAAAAAGTACAAGAAAGTTTATTAAGATGACCAAAGAAGACCTAAAAAATGCCGTTACTTTTCACCAAGGAATTCATCAATTTGCTAACTGGCTTGGTGATGATTACTTCTTATGCGCTTGGGGAAAAGACGACAAAGCTCATATAATCAATCAATGTGTCCGAAATAAAATAAATTTAGATTGGTTTAAAAACTATAATGATATCCAAAAACAAATTGGAGAACTATTAGTTGTTGATAATAATAGCCAAATAGGGTTAAAAAATGCATTGAACATAGCTGGAATTGAACCAGTAGGTAAAGCACATAGAGGAATTGACGATGCTATAAATACCGCTCATTTATTATTAAAATTCATTGATACGCTGAAATTCAACAAAAATAATGTAACTAATAAGGAAATATCTCAGCAATTTATTAAAAATAAGCAAACGATCCAACAAAATAAAATTTATCAGGCAAGCGTCTCAAAACAATAA
- a CDS encoding aldehyde ferredoxin oxidoreductase family protein: MQLGGYRNHEAWVNLTDGKIEYRKLNEADVKKYVGARGLGVKYMVDNQVYNAEPFSPDNILAVMTGPLTGTRIHMSGRLCTVTRSPLTGTVTDSHLGGWTAARLKWAGFDNLIFTGKSENPVYLYVEDGKAELRDASNLWGKTTRETINALQELYGKKDTSVMAIGQGGEKLVRYAGWMNEDDRAAGRGGTGAVAGSKNLKAIVIKGSQRGNMPEPALPEKYPAAIKAGLTAINEGALTAPNKGGLSVYGTNVLMNIMNEVGALPYKNSQETYFEEADLISGEAIRDELLVAEPTCHACPVACKKEVEVKEGKYQTRTESYEYESAWALGANCGTSNKEAIAYLINQCNDYGIDTIELGHIFSVAMEAYEKGLIEDKIEWGDVDTMIAWVDKIISRDGIGDILAEGPGRAAAQFGNADLAMVVKNQAIPAYDPRGVQGIGLAYATSNRGACHLRGYTIAAEIAGIPEAVDRFQVEGKGALLKIFQDLHAFSDSLDLCKFSSFSENADLYAQQYSAVVGIELTGDDILRIGERVYNIERYFNNQAGFDGKDDTLPQRFLTEPATGNSAGAVSHLAEMLKEYNEVRGWNDGVVTPEKLKELEIELSVEA; this comes from the coding sequence ATGCAACTAGGTGGTTATCGCAATCACGAAGCGTGGGTAAATTTAACCGATGGTAAGATTGAGTATCGCAAACTTAATGAAGCTGATGTGAAGAAGTATGTAGGAGCAAGGGGCTTAGGTGTAAAGTATATGGTTGACAACCAAGTTTACAATGCTGAACCATTTTCACCTGATAACATCCTTGCAGTTATGACTGGTCCACTAACAGGTACAAGAATTCATATGAGTGGCCGTCTTTGTACAGTTACGCGTTCTCCGTTAACGGGTACTGTAACTGATTCCCATTTAGGTGGTTGGACAGCAGCTCGTTTAAAGTGGGCAGGCTTTGACAATTTAATCTTTACAGGAAAAAGCGAAAATCCAGTTTATTTATATGTAGAAGATGGAAAAGCTGAATTGAGAGATGCTTCTAATCTTTGGGGAAAAACAACACGTGAAACAATAAATGCTTTACAAGAGCTTTATGGTAAAAAAGATACTAGTGTGATGGCTATTGGCCAAGGTGGAGAAAAGCTGGTGCGCTATGCGGGTTGGATGAACGAAGATGATCGTGCAGCTGGGCGTGGTGGAACTGGTGCAGTAGCTGGTTCAAAAAACTTAAAGGCTATTGTAATTAAAGGATCTCAAAGAGGAAATATGCCAGAACCTGCTCTACCGGAAAAGTACCCTGCTGCGATTAAGGCGGGTTTAACTGCTATTAATGAAGGCGCTTTAACGGCACCGAACAAAGGTGGTTTATCAGTATACGGTACAAACGTACTTATGAATATTATGAATGAAGTTGGTGCTCTTCCTTACAAAAACTCACAAGAAACTTATTTCGAAGAGGCAGATTTAATTAGTGGTGAAGCCATTCGTGATGAACTTTTAGTTGCTGAGCCAACATGTCATGCATGTCCAGTAGCCTGTAAGAAAGAAGTTGAAGTAAAAGAAGGTAAATACCAAACAAGAACTGAAAGTTATGAATATGAATCAGCTTGGGCATTAGGGGCTAACTGTGGTACTTCTAATAAAGAAGCTATTGCCTACTTAATAAATCAATGTAACGATTATGGAATCGATACAATTGAATTAGGTCATATCTTCTCAGTGGCTATGGAAGCATATGAAAAAGGATTAATTGAAGACAAAATTGAGTGGGGAGATGTTGATACGATGATCGCTTGGGTTGATAAAATTATCAGCCGCGACGGAATTGGTGACATCTTAGCGGAAGGTCCAGGTAGAGCTGCCGCGCAATTCGGAAATGCAGATTTAGCGATGGTAGTTAAAAATCAAGCTATTCCGGCATATGACCCACGTGGTGTACAAGGAATTGGTTTGGCTTATGCGACTAGTAACCGTGGTGCCTGTCACTTAAGAGGATACACGATTGCAGCTGAAATCGCAGGGATCCCTGAAGCTGTTGACCGTTTCCAAGTAGAAGGAAAAGGCGCATTATTAAAAATATTCCAAGACCTACATGCATTCTCTGATTCTCTTGACCTATGTAAATTCTCATCATTCTCTGAAAATGCAGATCTTTATGCGCAACAATACTCTGCAGTTGTCGGAATTGAACTAACAGGCGACGACATTTTGCGAATTGGTGAAAGGGTTTACAATATTGAAAGATATTTTAACAATCAAGCTGGTTTTGATGGGAAAGACGATACGTTACCTCAACGTTTCTTAACCGAGCCTGCAACGGGCAATTCAGCAGGGGCAGTTAGCCACTTAGCGGAAATGCTGAAAGAATACAATGAAGTACGTGGCTGGAATGATGGTGTTGTAACTCCAGAAAAACTTAAAGAGTTAGAAATTGAGTTAAGTGTAGAAGCATAA
- a CDS encoding class I SAM-dependent methyltransferase, which translates to MRKFTYTDMIAHLGISSAHPGGSMLTRKIFASENIMPDMKLLDIGCGTGETATFLAKEYNCEIIAIDTHSTMINKAKKRFDNAGLAIKLIKANAEKLPFSDGIFDYIIAESVITFTHSNLSLPEFARVLKKSGKLLAIEMTAEEKLSATEKKEISQVYGVKQVLLETEWKEKFANAGFSEVIIEQDNERSNQIVSDNNDPSDFIDPKLFGILQSHTELLQKYSGRLGYRVFRCIK; encoded by the coding sequence ATGAGGAAATTCACTTACACTGATATGATTGCCCATCTTGGTATTAGCAGTGCTCATCCAGGTGGGTCCATGTTAACGAGGAAAATTTTTGCTTCTGAAAATATTATGCCAGACATGAAGCTTCTGGATATTGGATGTGGAACGGGGGAAACTGCCACTTTCCTAGCAAAAGAATATAATTGTGAAATTATAGCAATTGATACGCATAGTACGATGATAAATAAAGCTAAGAAACGCTTCGATAACGCTGGTCTAGCTATAAAGTTAATTAAGGCTAATGCTGAAAAGCTTCCTTTTAGCGATGGAATTTTTGACTATATTATTGCAGAATCTGTAATTACCTTTACACATTCAAACCTTTCTCTTCCAGAATTCGCTCGCGTCCTAAAAAAGTCAGGAAAGCTACTTGCAATCGAAATGACTGCCGAGGAAAAACTTTCTGCTACCGAGAAAAAAGAAATTTCCCAAGTGTACGGTGTAAAGCAAGTATTATTAGAAACTGAGTGGAAAGAAAAATTCGCTAATGCAGGTTTTTCAGAGGTCATAATTGAGCAAGATAACGAACGAAGCAACCAAATTGTTTCCGATAATAACGATCCCTCTGATTTTATTGATCCAAAATTATTCGGAATTCTACAGTCACATACCGAGCTATTACAAAAATACTCTGGACGATTAGGCTACCGAGTTTTTCGATGTATTAAATAA
- a CDS encoding ubiquitin-like small modifier protein 1: MVIKVFANFREICGGKTVTLPIEDGQAIFLVLTKLIERFPLMAEELFTEDNKLKPLVHVFINGRNIIHLDGLTTLVRETDQIALFPPVAGG, from the coding sequence ATGGTTATAAAAGTTTTTGCTAATTTCCGAGAAATTTGTGGTGGAAAAACTGTTACTTTGCCTATAGAAGATGGCCAAGCTATTTTTTTAGTATTAACTAAGCTAATTGAACGCTTTCCTTTAATGGCTGAAGAATTATTTACTGAAGATAATAAATTAAAACCGCTCGTTCACGTGTTTATTAACGGAAGAAATATTATTCATTTAGACGGCTTAACAACACTTGTAAGAGAAACAGATCAAATTGCATTATTCCCTCCTGTTGCAGGTGGCTAA
- a CDS encoding ThiF family adenylyltransferase, whose amino-acid sequence MDNIFTRYSRQLLFWPEGKVSQEQLSKKTVTIIGIGALGTALANHLVRAGIKELRIVDRDIVEESNLQRQMLFDEQDARNHIPKAIAAKQKLSAINSAVKIVDYIEDVNTNNIEAIVSGSDLILDGTDNMRIRYLINDISIKLAIPWIYGGVVHSRGMTTTIIPNKTPCFRCLFPNIETGHAETCDTVGVLSTVVHIIASYQATEALKLLIEDTEALREEMIQLDVWKNDFDEFPFQNSLNKECPCCQKRNFDFLNMKHSAQLISSLCGRDSIQIAPMNEAITLNFDDIITRWSNIGKIEKTPYLLRMKYDDYQLSLFKNGRLLIHGTTDTMIAKRLYSTLVGE is encoded by the coding sequence ATGGACAATATTTTTACTAGATATTCGCGTCAATTACTATTTTGGCCTGAAGGGAAAGTTAGTCAGGAACAACTAAGCAAAAAAACCGTAACCATCATCGGAATCGGTGCACTAGGAACTGCACTTGCTAACCATCTTGTTCGTGCAGGCATTAAAGAGCTAAGAATTGTTGATCGCGATATCGTTGAAGAAAGTAATCTCCAGCGCCAAATGCTCTTTGATGAACAAGATGCCCGTAACCATATTCCTAAAGCAATCGCTGCTAAGCAAAAATTATCAGCTATTAATTCTGCTGTAAAAATCGTTGACTATATTGAAGACGTAAATACTAATAATATAGAAGCAATTGTATCCGGTTCAGATTTAATCTTAGATGGCACTGATAATATGAGAATTCGATACCTCATAAATGACATAAGTATTAAATTAGCCATCCCTTGGATATACGGTGGCGTTGTTCATTCCCGCGGAATGACAACGACAATCATTCCTAACAAAACCCCTTGCTTTCGTTGCTTATTCCCCAATATCGAAACTGGCCATGCAGAAACATGTGATACAGTTGGGGTATTAAGTACGGTTGTTCATATCATCGCTTCTTATCAAGCAACTGAAGCATTAAAGCTCTTAATCGAAGATACTGAAGCATTACGTGAAGAAATGATCCAGCTAGATGTTTGGAAGAATGACTTTGATGAATTCCCATTTCAGAACTCCTTAAACAAAGAATGCCCGTGTTGTCAAAAAAGAAATTTTGATTTTTTAAATATGAAGCATTCAGCCCAACTTATTTCTTCCCTGTGTGGACGGGATTCAATTCAAATAGCACCCATGAATGAAGCGATAACATTAAACTTTGACGATATTATTACAAGATGGTCAAACATAGGTAAAATTGAAAAAACTCCCTATCTATTACGAATGAAATACGACGATTATCAGCTTTCACTATTTAAAAATGGGAGACTCTTGATTCACGGGACCACAGATACGATGATCGCTAAACGACTCTACTCTACTTTAGTAGGAGAATAG